Proteins encoded within one genomic window of Kaistia algarum:
- a CDS encoding BolA family protein, which produces MAMQAHDIESLIKSALPDARVVIRDLAGDGDHYAAEVVSEQFRGKNRVQQHQMVYAALKGNMGGALHALALQTSAPE; this is translated from the coding sequence ATGGCGATGCAAGCGCACGATATCGAAAGCCTGATCAAATCGGCCCTGCCCGATGCCAGGGTCGTGATCCGCGACCTCGCCGGCGATGGCGACCATTATGCCGCCGAAGTCGTCTCGGAACAGTTTCGCGGCAAGAACCGCGTCCAGCAGCACCAGATGGTCTATGCCGCGCTCAAGGGGAACATGGGCGGCGCCCTGCACGCGCTTGCCCTGCAGACGAGCGCGCCGGAGTGA
- the purL gene encoding phosphoribosylformylglycinamidine synthase subunit PurL, translating into MLQNDTPITPELIASHGLKADEYQRILDLIGRTPTLTELGIFSAMWNEHCSYKSSKKWLRTLPTTGPRVICGPGENAGVVDIDDGEAIVFKMESHNHPSFIEPYQGAATGVGGILRDVFTMGARPVAAMNALRFGAADHPKTRHLVSGVVSGVGGYGNSFGVPTVGGEVNFHSRYNGNILVNAFAAGLARADRIFYSKAEGVGLPVVYLGSKTGRDGVGGATMASAEFDDSIEEKRPTVQVGDPFSEKLLLEACLELMATGAVIAIQDMGAAGLTCSAVEMGAKGDLGIELDLDKVPCREEGMSAYEMMLSESQERMLMVLRPEQEAEAEAIFRKWGLDFAVVGYTTDDLRFRILRHGEVVADLPIKELGDEAPEYDRPFVRNPLLAKLGADSIPEPNDYGVALLTIIGSPDMASRRWVWEQYDHLIQGNTAQRPGGDAAVIRVEGHEKKALAFSLDVSPRYCEADPFEGGKQAVAECWRNLSAVGAEPLAATDNLNFGNPEKPEIMGQLVGAIEGIGAACLALDFPIVSGNVSLYNETNGVGILPTPAIGGVGLLPDIGQMATVAFKKAGDVILLIGEAGSHLGQSIYLREILGREEGAPPPVDLEAERRAGDLVRGLIRSGLVTACHDISDGGLAIALAEMAMAGKLGATIQLPETMATRHGYLFGEDQSRYVVTASPEALPTIESIADAAGLALTQLGTVGGETLAIEEIATISVAKLAEAHENWFPAFMAGEF; encoded by the coding sequence GTGCTTCAGAACGATACGCCGATCACGCCCGAACTCATCGCCAGCCATGGTCTGAAGGCTGACGAATATCAGCGCATCCTCGATCTGATCGGCCGCACGCCGACGCTGACCGAACTCGGCATCTTCTCGGCGATGTGGAACGAGCATTGTTCCTACAAATCCTCGAAGAAATGGCTGAGGACCCTGCCGACCACGGGTCCGCGGGTGATCTGCGGTCCGGGCGAGAATGCCGGCGTCGTCGATATCGATGATGGCGAGGCCATTGTCTTCAAGATGGAAAGCCACAACCATCCCTCCTTCATCGAGCCCTATCAGGGTGCGGCGACGGGCGTCGGCGGCATCCTGCGAGACGTCTTCACCATGGGCGCGCGGCCGGTTGCGGCGATGAACGCGCTGCGCTTCGGCGCGGCCGACCACCCGAAGACAAGGCATCTCGTTTCCGGAGTGGTCTCGGGCGTTGGCGGCTACGGCAATTCGTTCGGCGTGCCCACGGTTGGCGGCGAGGTGAATTTCCATTCCCGCTACAATGGCAACATCCTCGTCAACGCCTTTGCGGCCGGCCTCGCCCGCGCCGATCGGATCTTCTATTCGAAGGCCGAGGGAGTTGGCCTTCCCGTGGTTTATCTCGGCTCGAAGACAGGCCGCGACGGCGTTGGCGGCGCCACCATGGCGTCGGCCGAATTCGATGATTCGATTGAGGAAAAGCGTCCGACCGTGCAGGTCGGCGACCCCTTCTCCGAGAAGCTGCTGCTGGAAGCCTGCCTCGAACTGATGGCGACCGGTGCGGTGATCGCGATCCAGGACATGGGCGCCGCCGGCCTCACCTGCTCCGCCGTCGAGATGGGAGCAAAGGGCGATCTTGGCATCGAGCTCGACCTCGACAAGGTGCCGTGCCGCGAAGAGGGCATGAGCGCCTATGAGATGATGCTCTCGGAGAGCCAGGAGCGCATGCTCATGGTGCTCCGGCCAGAGCAGGAAGCCGAGGCCGAGGCGATCTTCCGGAAATGGGGTCTCGATTTCGCGGTCGTCGGATACACCACCGACGATCTTCGCTTCCGCATTCTGCGCCATGGCGAGGTCGTCGCCGATCTGCCGATCAAGGAGCTGGGCGACGAGGCGCCGGAATATGACCGGCCTTTCGTCCGCAATCCGCTATTGGCGAAACTGGGTGCCGATTCGATCCCCGAGCCGAACGATTACGGCGTCGCGCTGCTGACGATCATTGGCTCACCCGACATGGCCTCCCGCCGCTGGGTGTGGGAACAGTATGACCACCTGATCCAGGGCAACACCGCACAGCGCCCCGGCGGCGACGCGGCCGTGATCCGCGTCGAAGGTCACGAGAAGAAGGCACTCGCCTTTTCGCTCGACGTCAGCCCGCGCTATTGCGAGGCCGATCCGTTCGAAGGCGGCAAGCAGGCGGTCGCCGAATGCTGGCGCAATCTGTCGGCCGTCGGAGCGGAGCCGCTGGCCGCGACCGACAATCTGAATTTCGGCAATCCCGAGAAGCCCGAGATCATGGGCCAGCTCGTCGGCGCGATCGAGGGCATCGGCGCCGCCTGTCTGGCGCTCGACTTCCCGATCGTCTCCGGCAATGTCTCGCTCTATAACGAGACCAATGGCGTCGGCATCCTCCCGACCCCGGCGATAGGCGGCGTCGGACTGCTGCCCGATATCGGCCAGATGGCGACCGTGGCTTTCAAGAAGGCCGGCGATGTCATCCTGCTGATCGGCGAGGCGGGGTCGCATCTCGGCCAGTCGATCTATCTGCGCGAAATTCTCGGCCGCGAGGAGGGCGCCCCTCCCCCGGTCGATCTCGAGGCCGAGCGCCGCGCCGGTGACCTCGTCCGCGGGCTGATCCGTTCAGGCCTCGTCACCGCCTGCCACGACATTTCCGATGGCGGCCTGGCGATTGCGCTGGCCGAAATGGCGATGGCCGGCAAGCTCGGCGCCACGATCCAGCTGCCCGAAACGATGGCGACCCGGCATGGTTATCTCTTCGGCGAGGATCAGTCGCGCTATGTCGTGACCGCGAGCCCCGAGGCGCTGCCGACGATCGAGAGCATCGCCGACGCGGCCGGCCTTGCGCTGACCCAGCTTGGCACGGTCGGCGGCGAGACCCTCGCAATCGAGGAAATCGCCACCATATCGGTTGCAAAGCTCGCCGAGGCCCATGAGAATTGGTTTCCGGCGTTCATGGCCGGCGAATTCTAG
- the grxD gene encoding Grx4 family monothiol glutaredoxin produces the protein MSEIETFIDNEVKTNDVVLFMKGTPAFPQCGFSGQVVQILDFLGVDYKGINVLADAEIRQGIKTYSNWPTIPQLYVKGEFIGGCDIVREMFQAGEIQAFFAEKGVAVAQTA, from the coding sequence ATGAGCGAAATTGAAACCTTCATCGACAATGAAGTGAAGACGAACGACGTCGTCCTGTTCATGAAGGGAACGCCAGCGTTCCCGCAGTGCGGCTTCTCGGGCCAGGTCGTCCAGATCCTCGATTTTCTCGGCGTCGACTATAAGGGCATCAACGTGCTCGCTGACGCGGAAATCCGCCAGGGCATCAAGACCTATTCCAACTGGCCGACCATTCCCCAGCTCTATGTGAAGGGTGAGTTCATCGGCGGCTGCGACATTGTCCGCGAGATGTTCCAGGCTGGCGAAATCCAGGCCTTCTTCGCCGAAAAGGGCGTCGCGGTAGCCCAGACCGCCTGA